tttttttaatttatatttgtatttcaaaaatacttagatttgttttaaacaatttcatttcattctttcatttcaaaatattgaaaagttaaaaatttacaatagaagaaattcaaatagaaaaaCTTACCAGATTCCCCCCTTGTGTTAGCATCAGGAACAGACGATCTTCTTCTATTACTCCAGATCCTTTCCTCCACTGATCCAGCACTGGCAGCACCACCACTTCCACCCCCGATGGAACCACAGCTCCTAACTCTGTCCAATTGTTCTCTTGAGAAGCTTTTGGGATTGAACAACAAATCTCCAGCACTTCTTCTCTTAGCTGCCATTGCCAAGGCATTAGCACTAGCACTAGCACCGACACTGTCTCCAGAACAAGCCAAAAGGCTCAATTTCGTCCTGGAATCAGCAGCCATTAGCGCTGATTCAAAGCTTCCTCTCCAAGAGAACCTCTCGTAATCACTGGCCTCTCGTTCCTCTCCCTCTTGTCCAGCGGAGGCAGCTGGATGGCTGTTGATCAACAGCAAAGGATCGTGAGATTTTGACCTGGGTAACTGCAGATGCGTCGAGGAAGGTGCATTGGTAGAGTCCGAGGTGGAATCATCGTCCTCGGTGGTAGAGGCTGAGGAGGGTGTTCTGTGATGTTGAGAATAACGCCTCCAACTGGTGGAGTGGTGCTGCACGCTTGCTGGCCCACCCTCGGAGACTTCGTGCATCAAAGCGACCAATCTGCTGCCTATGTGATGCATCACTTTAGCTATCAACGGTGGACTGCTGTGCGGCGTCGAATTGGCGTCAGAGCTAACCCCATCGCCTGCCATCTTCGTGAAACTCTGAACGAGCTTCTGATACACAAACGCGGTATCTCTCCCTAAACAGGGTGGCTGAACTCCTCCCCCACCTGGAGTTGGCACAGttttatcctctctctctttgtccaACAGATTGTCACCCGACGTAGTGTCGAATTTGCTGATAATTTGTTGACAACTCTGCGAGATCTGTTCCTGCAACGCCGATCTCCGCCCACCTGCTGCCCCTTCCAAGTCAGAACTAGTGTAATCCGAACTGTCGTACGAATCTGACCACGTGTCTTCCGAGCTAAGGTATTCCACTATTTCCCTCACTTGCTCGTCCCGAATTCCCGGCACCGTTTTCATTAATCTGGTCAATTCGTTTTCAAAATACACCAGTTGAGGCGGCTTCGTACGATTCTGCGAGCACAATCTCGCCTTGGACGCGTACCCCGTTAACCTGGGGCTGGGCGCTGGCGAAGCAGCGCTCGAATTTGCATTCCCATTTTGATTCTGCCCGTTCGAATTGGCCACCATGGTTTTGAAGAACTGTCTCATCTTGGACATCATCAAGTTCGTCTCCTCGTCGCTCGACCAATTGTTGAAGCTGTCCTTCCTCGACAGGGAAGCGTTCGGCAAGTGAGGCAACGCGTGGCTCAAATGATGATCCACTTTGATCACTTTCTCCATCCCTCCAGAGTTACCCTCGTTGGAAATTTGACCCGCGTCCTCACCGttctccctctcctcgccGTTGGACCGATCTTTCCCACCCTCTTGGCCGATCTCGGAACCAGCAGGTTGGCCATCCTCTGGCAACTTCTGATGTTGAAGAAGATCGTCGCAACTGCCCACGAATCCCGAATCCCTCGACTGCTGCTTCGACCTTTGATTGTAGTTCAAAGATTCTGGCGAGCTGATCTGCACGTTCCTGGAAGAATCGGCGAGCGAGGTTGACGTTAGAGTGTTGTTCGCGGTCgacggggaggaggaagaggacaAAACGCATTCCGGTTGAGGGGTTCTCGCCCTGTCTTCCGAGTCCTCCGAGTTAACAGCTTCCCCGTCGTTCTCCATCACTACCTCTCCAACCAACGCCATTTCTCGGTTAGGCTCCGGGGTTTTGTTCCTATCGTCCGGGACGCGGGGGCTCTGCGTGCCCAGATTTCTaggcttcttcttcttccgtttCACGGTGTCAAATTGTCCATCCGTCCCAAACGCCGCCGTTTGACCGCCGTCGTCCGCCCCATCCGTTTCCGTGGACGAGCCTTCCGATTGCGTCTCTTGGGAATCCTGGTTCAAACTCAAGTCTTGAAGAGAGTTCTGCGAGCTCAGGTTCTGCGAGCTCTGAGAGGCGAGGGCGAGCAGGTTGTCCAGGGAGGAGCTGTGCGACCTGCCTGTGCCCCTCGCTCGGACCagcttcttcctcctctgcGCCTCGGGACTCGGCCTCCCTTCGGAATCGCTCCCCACGGAGCCGTCCGAATCCCTCCTGTCCTGGTCGAAGCCTAGAAACTCGGACAAAAAGTATTTCTCCAGTCTGGACGAATTCAAAAACCCATCCCCGGGATCCCCCCTGGACGACCTCTCCTGGCTCTGGCCCTGGCCCCCTCCCGGCGCCTCGTCCTGTCCAAGCGACTCCAAACCCTCCGAGTAGATGGACGAAGTCTCCGACAGGCTGTCCACCTCGCGCGAGCCCATGCTCGAGTTGTTCCCGTCGCCGCCGAGGCCGAAGAAGAAGTACTTCTCCAGCTCGGAGGCGGACGGCGGCCTCTGCTTCTTGGACGGGGTGCCGGCGGCCAGGCTCGGCTCCGCCTCGCTCTCCTCGCAAGACTCCTCCACTATGGTGTGCAAGGTGAAGTCTATGGCCTGTCTGTGATAGCCGCGAAGCTCCTCTTCCCTGTCCCCGAGGTTGTTCGCCTCGTCCTCGGAGCTCTCCTCGGTGGCGGTCGTCGCACCGGGCTCGTCCTCGTCGTGAGAGACCTCCTCCACCCACGAGTCATCGTCGGCCAACCCTTCCTCCAGGATCACCACCCCACCACCCGGAGAATTCTCGTCACTGGACTGGGAGGAGACACGTGTCCTCGCACCGTGCTCGTTGTTCGCCAAACGTTGCTCCTCGTGGCTCTCCGCCTGCCTTCCGTTGATCTTCGTCGAATTTTTCACCGAGACATCGTCGCTCTCACTAGCACTGCCGACACTCAACCCGCTGTCCACCTCCGTCTCGGAATGATTCGCGGCTACGCTGGGTAAACGCTTCACCATCAACGGTTTCCTCGGCCCCTGGCCGTTCTTGCGATGCGGCTGCTCCGAGACGGCCTCCAACGCCAGCTGGAAGTAGCCAGCCAGGCCCTGGCCGGCCTGGCGCACTTCATCCGGCTGCAGCAACGTTGTCGTGTCCGAGGTGATCACGCTCACGGGTTGGTAAGACGCTTCCTGGGTGATCATCACGAGGCTTCTGTACTTGTTGTTTGCCGTAGCTGGCGAGCACTGATGAGCGGGGCCGTTGTCTCTGATGTTGAGCGAATCCTTGGTCGAAGCGGGGGATCCATTCTCCTTTCCAATGGACGGGCGTCGCTCGACTGAGAGAAACCGTGTCGAAACCCCTTCTATCCCCTCCTCCGCGCCGCcacaaccaccaccaccaccatcaccactACCACCTTCACCACCTCCACCTCCAACTTCTCCTACCACCTGACACTCGCCTCTCACCGTGCTGTCATGCGCATTGCCCGCTTTACCTGCGTTCAACGTCTCTTCCTCCATCTTGTCCCCCGCCGTTGTTTCGATTCTCTTCGACTGTGACGCGCTCTCGTCTCCCGTCGTCGCGCCATCTTCGGCCTCGCGTCTCGATCCGTCATCCTCCGCGTTATCGATGGCATCGATAATCTCCAACGGAGATTGCTGCTCAACCTCGAATCGCGACAACAATTGCTCCCTCCATCTCGCGCCGTTCGATTCCTCGCAACTCTTGTCGCTGCTGCCTTCGTGCCGTTCACGCGACCACGACGACCTCTCTTCGTTACTTTTGTTCAATCGCGACAGTAAATCGTCGTTGCGCTCGAAAAAGTTTGAGGTTACCTCGTACTCGTGAAGCTCGTCGCTGCTTATCTCGCTGCCCGTGGTGTTTGTTTCGTTGCTTGTGAAACTGTCGCATCCTAAAGAATGTTCCGTTGTCATCTTAGAATTACCgattatcgtttcgaaattaatacgatcttctctctcctcgttCACAATTTCTTGCGCGGATACTTCCAACGAGTCTGGAATTATGTTAGAGTCCCAGGTATCGGTGGATGACAATTGCGTTTGATTGTCCAAATTATTCTCATCGTTGGACTCTGTCGTCTCGATTTTTAGGTTATTTTCCACAACATTCGGGTTATCGAGTATAACAGGTTCTATGCTGTCGGGATCCAAACTCTTTATAGACTTTAACTCGATCTGACTCTCCGAACAATCGTTGTCGCTGGCTATGTACATCTCCTCGGGCATCTCTCGTTGCTGCAACGACAAAGAAATCCTCTTATCGTTCGCCTCTAAATTATGCTTCCTGCCTCGGGATCTACGTTTCTCGTTAACGTTTCCCTCTCGTGCAGACTTATCGTTCATCTCCAAGCTGTCATCCTTTCGcctcttctcctcccctccatTCTCAAAATTCGCGTCCTCGTTGAAGAATCTAACGTACTGGAGGACCACGGGCTCTTCGTCGGGGAGAGCCGTCACTCTCTTCAAAGTGATCCCGTCCTCGGCGGCGGAATCAgagtcctcgtcctcgtctcCGTTGTCCTCGATGTCGTTGTCGCTCGTGAGCGAATCGTCGTTCACGACGAACACCCTGGAGAACCTGTGGGACGAGGAATCGTCCTCCAAGTCGCTGCTGTCCGCCGAGGAACGGCCGGAGGAGCTGCCAGAATCCTCGTACATCCTCTGCCCTTGCCTTCTGTTCTCGAAAGCCACGGAATCTTGACAGGTAGGCGGTGGTTCCTCGtcctccttcccttcctccgcCTCATCGTCATCGCTTCCCATCTTCTTCGACTCGTCCAACTTATCCTTGTTTATCGCCTGTACATCGGTGGACAATTGGTCGACGACTTTCAACGACTCAACGTTAGAAACGTCCAGCAAAGCGGCCTCCTGCCTCCTCGTCCCCTTCGCGTTCCCAGCATCGTCGTCGTTCTCGTCTCGATCGACGCGCAGGTTGGTCATTCGTTGACGGAGTTGTTCGGTGGTCGGTATGGAGGACGGCTCGATGGTCGAGTACAGGACTTGGTCGGGCGCGAAGGAGCCAAGGGTAGCAGGGTCGAAGACGTTGGTCAACCTTGGATCGAGTCTGGAACCGTGCAATGGTTGGTTGAATCGTGGATGCCAGGCGAACCAGGGCGCAGCTGGGTCGCCTCTCAACCTCAGTGTTCCTGGCTCTGAGTGGGCATCCCCGCTGCGACTTATCATGGAGGATGCGGCTGCTGCAAAGTCGCTGGTCCACAGAGATGCCGGAACTGGGACCGGATACGGGACTGGAACTGGAATTGGTACCGGCACTGGTAACACGTTCGCTCCCCGGGAACCTCCACAGGCCTGGAAAGGGGAATGATGAGAAGTTAGAattgaatattagaatattactaGGTTTTTGTTGAGACAAACAGTTTCAATTAGTGGTAAAGTATTTAAATGTAGAACAACAATTCAACAAATGTTGAATTGAAACAtcatcttaataaattattatggaaGATTTTTGTAAAGTTTCTTGAAacattatcttaataaattattgtagaaGATTTTTGTGaagtttcttgattttttttttatttgtgaaaataagataaatgtgataaatgtttaaacagaaataaacagtttcaattaatagtaaagtattatatatataaatgtagaaTAGGTGTTGAATTGAAACAtcatcttaataaattattattatggaagatttttgtaaagtttcttgatattttttttatttgtgaaaataagataaatgtgataaatgtaaaacaagttttgaattgaaatattatcttaataaattattatggaaGATTTTTGTGaagtttcttgatttttttttttatttgtgaaaataagataaatgtgataaatgtaaaacaagttttgaatttaaatattatcttaataaattattatggaaGATTTTTGTGaagtttcttgatttttttttttatttgtgaaaataaaataaatgtgataaatatttaaatgtggaaataaacaatttcaattaataatagtaatgtttaaaatgtgtaaaatatttacatgtaatatttacacattatttactactattaattgaaattgtcatataatatttacattctaCATGTAATATTTACATGTAGAACAGGTgttgaattgaaatatcatcttaataaattattatgaaagatttttgtgaagtttcttgattttttatttgtgaaaataaaataaatgtgataAATAGAACAGATgttgaattgaaatatcactttaataaattattttggaagatttttgtaaagtttcttgaaacattttcttgaaacattattttaataaattattatggaagattttttaaagtttcttgatttttttatttatgaaaataaaataaatgtgataAATGTTGAACAAATGTTGAATTGAaacatcattttaataaattattatggaagatttttgtaaagtttcttgatctttttatttgtgaaaataagataaatgtttaaatatggaaatatttataaatttggcaAGAGTATCTTGATATTATTGTCTTTTTATTACAACaagtaattcaattcaattttattttcaaaagttatAACATAATGTGTAATTGTATAAATGATCAGTGTGTGATCAGTAGTGATTCAtttgcaagaaaaatattaaatttttacaatgatgataaaaattacgtaatatatatagatacagaTTACAGCGTGATATTGATAAGAGATAGACAAGAAAATGCaagagaaatttataagattatttgatataaaatttaagaaatgatttgtaataaatcCAAAAACTTTTACATTTCAATCTTTCCTAAATTTTGGACATCTGTAGTagtataaatactttatttaattatcacactgtttttctattttcttttttccccaaaGTAGTTTCATTTGCTATTTAAATTGTGTTAAaagttcatttaaattaaaatttttccatgcaattttaattagataataatatcaatgaatCAACTTATTTGTTAAGACATGAAATCACAtccaagataataatttaaatattaatttaaaaattcgagcaatttaaaacaattaaaattttttgatatttacaattacacGCTTTAATccttaatcaattttcaataaaaaactctctcaaaaaataaaatccaaatctaaaaatctttcatGCAATTTTCTTCACCTTAATACGATGatagagataataaatatcgtcATCCACTATCCAAGCTAcctaaaaaattcattatcaatctttgaatcataatttttcaatcaacaaCTAATCTCTCTTAAACTCAACTCATTTGTGAcaaacaaaatcaaaaaaagtgtctcaaaaatttaaagatgatttctcaaactaaaataaaattcacaataCTTTCCaaacttcttaaaaaaaaaagaaaaaaaaatcttccacGCAAATTTCAATCACCTTGCAACGACGAAATTGATAATAGATTCTTTCATCCAACATCCAAGCTTCCTAAAAAATGCATTGTCGAATCAATTGAATCCGGGATGTTTTTAATCAACAGAATCGGTCAGATGTCGAACTCACCTGGCAAGCGGTGGACCCGCGTCCAGGGCAACAGCTCCAATCCTGGGGACCCGCGCTCGTCTCCGTGCCAACGTTGCTCGTGCTTATGGCAACCGGAACTCCGGCGGGCAGCGGGAGGGACC
The window above is part of the Apis mellifera strain DH4 linkage group LG11, Amel_HAv3.1, whole genome shotgun sequence genome. Proteins encoded here:
- the LOC408337 gene encoding uncharacterized protein LOC408337 isoform X6; its protein translation is MSLARCVNDKERRLVASPVASLFGSRPKAAARSRRLKADLQYLRRRGLLKASGELSYQGRKCTRCGAPFGRFYNTGAPCTRCRHRVCRQCRIEVRSPTDNKEVEWICNVCYKIAELHVVTEKWTFENSVCKGSINGKAASPVELLKHSIRRAWTINGPPTRWSAARKSAEFRVYRSLPSRHQEYREIIARSEIVKPGDVETSNNAKEPVIDEATLHTDDDDRNDPAKGDPAQCKDAIITKSESISVQEKFTPRVETNERTNPKRGGEGRSCNKQEEEVASLDAVKTKRNERSLLANGNKTKIEEQEQEVGGSQEQCTPRISLIKPPRILSKFISPEIKSGTIKHGERKSNIPIFKRSCKEFEDIRSPQESPKRSLIPQRYRGSTDDLRRSREDISLPSLIPKLLSPRVKEDRLKRQDSKDDIRCSSKSIRKETKEETRGSGVQSTGKEDSKYVIRLFRRDNSREDVGRDSLNSNANSSAIAAKGKQGGKEEKQERTEEQRVGVSTTSKSKSTVHEQGKAKAREGSKESLDGKRNDEEGPCASQHERVKVEAKEQTMLDVVVNDEKKLVEEQEGVKKGDKEEILGCTEARKEGESMVEEAEVFENDKNKDSMKEISESLIENSEPDCNAFGTFERKDIGIHGRRSDDFQVVRRKFSKEEFSNPDDTDDTPNKRCSSHLSPEASPLSTRSSRYSPRESESEPTPALPRKTGDSCSASQRIRDAITRTRRESNSSTRYESSGSESVRLSETGLHGYVELARKVKFFGGNGSGTIPLTIGSDEVVQRDSATSAGEDDPHDDNHGRTGPVSSQGRSMLRRRRQFDAQGSRRRGRSHARTCCAEELQGFQTLHVIGRDGRQHSPTGSGQQEQPLVDYRRLVFISSDSSSGREEDDADSSCSSSSFLNGLPRAGSRTQSLEDCDWDYFESGSLPLPAGVPVAISTSNVGTETSAGPQDWSCCPGRGSTACQEAWMLDERIYYQFRRCKACGGSRGANVLPVPVPIPVPVPYPVPVPASLWTSDFAAAASSMISRSGDAHSEPGTLRLRGDPAAPWFAWHPRFNQPLHGSRLDPRLTNVFDPATLGSFAPDQVLYSTIEPSSIPTTEQLRQRMTNLRVDRDENDDDAGNAKGTRRQEAALLDVSNVESLKVVDQLSTDVQAINKDKLDESKKMGSDDDEAEEGKEDEEPPPTCQDSVAFENRRQGQRMYEDSGSSSGRSSADSSDLEDDSSSHRFSRVFVVNDDSLTSDNDIEDNGDEDEDSDSAAEDGITLKRVTALPDEEPVVLQYVRFFNEDANFENGGEEKRRKDDSLEMNDKSAREGNVNEKRRSRGRKHNLEANDKRISLSLQQREMPEEMYIASDNDCSESQIELKSIKSLDPDSIEPVILDNPNVVENNLKIETTESNDENNLDNQTQLSSTDTWDSNIIPDSLEVSAQEIVNEEREDRINFETIIGNSKMTTEHSLGCDSFTSNETNTTGSEISSDELHEYEVTSNFFERNDDLLSRLNKSNEERSSWSRERHEGSSDKSCEESNGARWREQLLSRFEVEQQSPLEIIDAIDNAEDDGSRREAEDGATTGDESASQSKRIETTAGDKMEEETLNAGKAGNAHDSTVRGECQVVGEVGGGGGEGGSGDGGGGGCGGAEEGIEGVSTRFLSVERRPSIGKENGSPASTKDSLNIRDNGPAHQCSPATANNKYRSLVMITQEASYQPVSVITSDTTTLLQPDEVRQAGQGLAGYFQLALEAVSEQPHRKNGQGPRKPLMVKRLPSVAANHSETEVDSGLSVGSASESDDVSVKNSTKINGRQAESHEEQRLANNEHGARTRVSSQSSDENSPGGGVVILEEGLADDDSWVEEVSHDEDEPGATTATEESSEDEANNLGDREEELRGYHRQAIDFTLHTIVEESCEESEAEPSLAAGTPSKKQRPPSASELEKYFFFGLGGDGNNSSMGSREVDSLSETSSIYSEGLESLGQDEAPGGGQGQSQERSSRGDPGDGFLNSSRLEKYFLSEFLGFDQDRRDSDGSVGSDSEGRPSPEAQRRKKLVRARGTGRSHSSSLDNLLALASQSSQNLSSQNSLQDLSLNQDSQETQSEGSSTETDGADDGGQTAAFGTDGQFDTVKRKKKKPRNLGTQSPRVPDDRNKTPEPNREMALVGEVVMENDGEAVNSEDSEDRARTPQPECVLSSSSSPSTANNTLTSTSLADSSRNVQISSPESLNYNQRSKQQSRDSGFVGSCDDLLQHQKLPEDGQPAGSEIGQEGGKDRSNGEERENGEDAGQISNEGNSGGMEKVIKVDHHLSHALPHLPNASLSRKDSFNNWSSDEETNLMMSKMRQFFKTMVANSNGQNQNGNANSSAASPAPSPRLTGYASKARLCSQNRTKPPQLVYFENELTRLMKTVPGIRDEQVREIVEYLSSEDTWSDSYDSSDYTSSDLEGAAGGRRSALQEQISQSCQQIISKFDTTSGDNLLDKEREDKTVPTPGGGGVQPPCLGRDTAFVYQKLVQSFTKMAGDGVSSDANSTPHSSPPLIAKVMHHIGSRLVALMHEVSEGGPASVQHHSTSWRRYSQHHRTPSSASTTEDDDSTSDSTNAPSSTHLQLPRSKSHDPLLLINSHPAASAGQEGEEREASDYERFSWRGSFESALMAADSRTKLSLLACSGDSVGASASANALAMAAKRRSAGDLLFNPKSFSREQLDRVRSCGSIGGGSGGAASAGSVEERIWSNRRRSSVPDANTRGESDTSTGDEDTEDELEYSGESRATTLPRGMQSAITAATNSLPRLPASTAPSGLTTTSSTTPSTTMHKAHSVYHFLPQHSGVKSARYRPPGFARNSNVPGVLGGPKRAVSAPGLQVSGSQSSNGKRDNSRSRRQQTMSLTPDDGSSLSEACSTPIIGAGSRAGSSHTVIDVDDMDSGLHSGHLATRASLSSLGARSDSMASVYSGAGEGRCCRSVVVTGEVEFALQYDYKHLTFEVHVTKCKNLAPVDVKRKRSDPYCQFVGAFNTYVKVYLLPDKSKSGKRKTKVKKHTLNPEFNETLKFHMSLSGLETRTLWLTVWHSDMFGRNDFLGEVRMPLENKIFDDPTPKWYPLQERTEPFDDPVAYKGEVIVGLKFVPPDPTQQERDREAGSERSTSKSKKNMSRGALHVLVKEARNLQTRAKNSGTCDPFCKSYLLPDKGRSGKQKTGVVRRSGGSPVWGHTFIYKDVSLQELAERGLELTVWDHDRIASNEFLGGVRFNLGTGKHYGKPVDWMDATGRELSLWQSMLERPNFWVEGAVTLRPNLHNHGKNSNT
- the LOC408337 gene encoding uncharacterized protein LOC408337 isoform X4, with translation MSLARCVNDKERRLVASPVASLFGSRPKAAARSRRLKADLQYLRRRGLLKASGELSYQGRKCTRCGAPFGRFYNTGAPCTRCRHRVCRQCRIEVRSPTDNKEVEWICNVCYKIAELHVVTEKWTFENSVCKGSINGKAASPVELLKHSIRRAWTINGPPTRWSAARKSAEFRVYRSLPSRHQEYREIIARSEIVKPGDVETSNNAKEPVIDEATLHTDDDDRNDPAKGDPAQCKDAIITKSESISVQEKFTPRVETNERTNPKRGGEGRSCNKQEEEVASLDAVKTKRNERSLLANGNKTKIEEQEQEVGGSQEQCTPRISLIKPPRILSKFISPEIKSGTIKHGERKSNIPIFKRSCKEFEDIRSPQESPKRSLIPQRYRGSTDDLRRSREDISLPSLIPKLLSPRVKEDRLKRQDSKDDIRCSSKSIRKETKEETRGSGVQSTGKEDSKYVIRLFRRDNSREDVGRDSLNSNANSSAIAAKGKQGGKEEKQERTEEQRVGVSTTSKSKSTVHEQGKAKAREGSKESLDGKRNDEEGPCASQHERVKVEAKEQTMLDVVVNDEKKLVEEQEGVKKGDKEEILGCTEARKEGESMVEEAEVFENDKNKDSMKEISESLIENSEPDCNAFGTFERKDIGIHGRRSDDFQVVRRKFSKEEFSNPDDTDDTPNKRCSSHLSPEASPLSTRSSRYSPRESESEPTPALPRKTGDSCSASQRIRDAITRTRRESNSSTRYESSGSESVRLSETGLHGYVELARKVKFFGGNGSGTIPLTIGSDEVVQRDSATSAGEDDPHDDNHGRTGPVSSQGRSMLRRRRQFDAQGSRRRGRSHARTCCAEELQGFQTLHVIGRDGRQHSPTGSGQQEQPLVDYRRLVFISSDSSSGREEDDADSSCSSSSFLNGLPRAGSRTQSLEDCDWDYFESGSLPLPAGVPVAISTSNVGTETSAGPQDWSCCPGRGSTACQEAWMLDERIYYQFRRCKVAWIVDDDIYYLYHRIKACGGSRGANVLPVPVPIPVPVPYPVPVPASLWTSDFAAAASSMISRSGDAHSEPGTLRLRGDPAAPWFAWHPRFNQPLHGSRLDPRLTNVFDPATLGSFAPDQVLYSTIEPSSIPTTEQLRQRMTNLRVDRDENDDDAGNAKGTRRQEAALLDVSNVESLKVVDQLSTDVQAINKDKLDESKKMGSDDDEAEEGKEDEEPPPTCQDSVAFENRRQGQRMYEDSGSSSGRSSADSSDLEDDSSSHRFSRVFVVNDDSLTSDNDIEDNGDEDEDSDSAAEDGITLKRVTALPDEEPVVLQYVRFFNEDANFENGGEEKRRKDDSLEMNDKSAREGNVNEKRRSRGRKHNLEANDKRISLSLQQREMPEEMYIASDNDCSESQIELKSIKSLDPDSIEPVILDNPNVVENNLKIETTESNDENNLDNQTQLSSTDTWDSNIIPDSLEVSAQEIVNEEREDRINFETIIGNSKMTTEHSLGCDSFTSNETNTTGSEISSDELHEYEVTSNFFERNDDLLSRLNKSNEERSSWSRERHEGSSDKSCEESNGARWREQLLSRFEVEQQSPLEIIDAIDNAEDDGSRREAEDGATTGDESASQSKRIETTAGDKMEEETLNAGKAGNAHDSTVRGECQVVGEVGGGGGEGGSGDGGGGGCGGAEEGIEGVSTRFLSVERRPSIGKENGSPASTKDSLNIRDNGPAHQCSPATANNKYRSLVMITQEASYQPVSVITSDTTTLLQPDEVRQAGQGLAGYFQLALEAVSEQPHRKNGQGPRKPLMVKRLPSVAANHSETEVDSGLSVGSASESDDVSVKNSTKINGRQAESHEEQRLANNEHGARTRVSSQSSDENSPGGGVVILEEGLADDDSWVEEVSHDEDEPGATTATEESSEDEANNLGDREEELRGYHRQAIDFTLHTIVEESCEESEAEPSLAAGTPSKKQRPPSASELEKYFFFGLGGDGNNSSMGSREVDSLSETSSIYSEGLESLGQDEAPGGGQGQSQERSSRGDPGDGFLNSSRLEKYFLSEFLGFDQDRRDSDGSVGSDSEGRPSPEAQRRKKLVRARGTGRSHSSSLDNLLALASQSSQNLSSQNSLQDLSLNQDSQETQSEGSSTETDGADDGGQTAAFGTDGQFDTVKRKKKKPRNLGTQSPRVPDDRNKTPEPNREMALVGEVVMENDGEAVNSEDSEDRARTPQPECVLSSSSSPSTANNTLTSTSLADSSRNVQISSPESLNYNQRSKQQSRDSGFVGSCDDLLQHQKLPEDGQPAGSEIGQEGGKDRSNGEERENGEDAGQISNEGNSGGMEKVIKVDHHLSHALPHLPNASLSRKDSFNNWSSDEETNLMMSKMRQFFKTMVANSNGQNQNGNANSSAASPAPSPRLTGYASKARLCSQNRTKPPQLVYFENELTRLMKTVPGIRDEQVREIVEYLSSEDTWSDSYDSSDYTSSDLEGAAGGRRSALQEQISQSCQQIISKFDTTSGDNLLDKEREDKTVPTPGGGGVQPPCLGRDTAFVYQKLVQSFTKMAGDGVSSDANSTPHSSPPLIAKVMHHIGSRLVALMHEVSEGGPASVQHHSTSWRRYSQHHRTPSSASTTEDDDSTSDSTNAPSSTHLQLPRSKSHDPLLLINSHPAASAGQEGEEREASDYERFSWRGSFESALMAADSRTKLSLLACSGDSVGASASANALAMAAKRRSAGDLLFNPKSFSREQLDRVRSCGSIGGGSGGAASAGSVEERIWSNRRRSSVPDANTRGESDTSTGDEDTEDELEYSGESRATTLPRGMQSAITAATNSLPRLPASTAPSGLTTTSSTTPSTTMHKAHSVYHFLPQHSGVKSARYRPPGFARNSNVPGVLGGPKRAVSAPGLQVSGSQSSNGKRDNSRSRRQQTMSLTPDDGSSLSEACSTPIIGAGSRAGSSHTVIDVDDMDSGLHSGHLATRASLSSLGARSDSMASVYSGAGEGRCCRSVVVTGEVEFALQYDYKHLTFEVHVTKCKNLAPVDVKRKRSDPYVKVYLLPDKSKSGKRKTKVKKHTLNPEFNETLKFHMSLSGLETRTLWLTVWHSDMFGRNDFLGEVRMPLENKIFDDPTPKWYPLQERTEPFDDPVAYKGEVIVGLKFVPPDPTQQERDREAGSERSTSKSKKNMSRGALHVLVKEARNLQTRAKNSGTCDPFCKSYLLPDKGRSGKQKTGVVRRSGGSPVWGHTFIYKDVSLQELAERGLELTVWDHDRIASNEFLGGVRFNLGTGKHYGKPVDWMDATGRELSLWQSMLERPNFWVEGAVTLRPNLHNHGKNSNT